CGAGGACGTCCGCGGCCAGCTCATCACCGCGGCCGAGACGACCTGATCGGCGTGGGCCGGCGGTCGCGCAAGCGCGGGCAGGCGGAGATGCCGCCCGCGCCGGAGGTGCCCTACGCGCTGCCCGACGGCGGCGAGCTCGTGCTCCGCGGCGCGCTGACGCTCAAGACGCGCGAGCAGTACGCCGGCCTCGCCGGCAACGCCGCCGCCAACGCGGAGGACCTCTGGCAGCGGCGCGTCGAGTTCCTCTTCGAGCGCCTCGCCGTGCGGTGGGACGTCGCGGGCGTGGTCTGGGAGGGCCAGAAGGAGCTGCTCCAGCGCTTCCGCGTCGCCGGCGCCGAGGAGCGCAAGGCGGTGCGCGAGGCGCTGCGGGTGCACGTCGCGGACTGGTTCCCGGACGTGGAGGCCCCGTGACGTCGCCGGTGACGTCGCCGGCCGGCGAACGCCGGTTGTTGCTGGGGTCCGGACCGTCGCCGGTTCCGCAGCGCGTCCTCGACGCCCTCGCCCGACCGACGCTCGGCCACCTCGACCCGCGGTTCGGCGAGGTCATGGAGGACGTCGCCCGCCTGCTGCGCGCGACCTTCCAGACGGCCAACGACGTGACGCTGCCGCTGTCGGCCACGGGCAGCGGCGGGATGCAGATGCTCGTCGACGCGCTCGTCGTGCCCGGCGACCGCGTCGTCTGCGGCGTCCACGGCGCGTTCGGCGCGCGGATGGCCGACGCGCTCGGGCGCGCGGGCGCCGAGGTGGAGGTCGTCGAGGCCGCGTGGGGCCGGGCCATCCCGGTCGAGCGGCTCACCGCCGCGCTGCGCCCCGGCGACCGCGCGCTCTTCGTCGTCCACGGCGAGACCTCGACCGGCGTCTGCCAGCCGCTGGACGGCCTGGGCGACGCGGCCCACGAGGCCGGCGCGCTGTTGTTCGTGGACTGCGTCACCTCGCTGGCGGGCCAGCCGCTGGACCTCGACGCGGCCGGGGTCGACGCCGCCTTCTCCGGCTCGCAGAAGTGCCTCAACGCGCCGCCCGGCCTCGCGCCGTTCACCGCCGCACCGCGGGCGCTCGAGCGTCTCAGCCGCCGCTCCTGGTACTTCGACCTCGCCGCCTACCTCGGCTACTGGCGGCCCGAGGGCGACGGCGCGCGGGTCTACCACCACACGGCGCCGACGAACATGGTCGTCGCCCTGCGCGAGGCGCTCGCCGTCGTGCAGGAGGAGGGCCTCGAGGCGCGGTGGGCGCGCCACGCCGTCGCGCACGAGGCGCTGCGCCGGGCGCTCGAGGTGCTCGGCCTCGAGCGGATCGCGCCCGCCGGCGAGCAGCTCCACCCGCTGCTGGCGGTCCGCGTCCCCGACGGCGTCGACGAGGCCGCCGTGCGTGGGGCGCTGCTGCGCGACCACGGCATCGAGG
The DNA window shown above is from Conexibacter sp. SYSU D00693 and carries:
- a CDS encoding alanine--glyoxylate aminotransferase family protein, coding for MTSPVTSPAGERRLLLGSGPSPVPQRVLDALARPTLGHLDPRFGEVMEDVARLLRATFQTANDVTLPLSATGSGGMQMLVDALVVPGDRVVCGVHGAFGARMADALGRAGAEVEVVEAAWGRAIPVERLTAALRPGDRALFVVHGETSTGVCQPLDGLGDAAHEAGALLFVDCVTSLAGQPLDLDAAGVDAAFSGSQKCLNAPPGLAPFTAAPRALERLSRRSWYFDLAAYLGYWRPEGDGARVYHHTAPTNMVVALREALAVVQEEGLEARWARHAVAHEALRRALEVLGLERIAPAGEQLHPLLAVRVPDGVDEAAVRGALLRDHGIEVSGGLGPFAGAAWRVGVMGEGARPEAQERLVGALAGLLGADAPAALRALDEGWRGAEVRS